Within the Oryzias melastigma strain HK-1 linkage group LG8, ASM292280v2, whole genome shotgun sequence genome, the region ggaatgaaaaaaaaatctgatcagaATCTGCATCGTCTTGTAATTGAACGATGAGGTGAGGACACCTGCCTTTTGAGATGTAGAACAGATTATTCATAAACGTCTTTCTTGTCTGCAATGTATTGTACAATCTCCTCTGGAGTCATCAACTTCTCCGCCTCTGCGTCTGGGATCTCGAAGCCTGAAAGACCCACAAGAACAAGCAGAGAAGTTTTAACTAATTATAAATATGTGAACATGATAGATGCTGTTATTTAGAAAGCCGTCATTTACATTAATGcacctaaaactttatttgcttGCAGTCAGCtaataagtctaaaaaaaacttatttttttaatttgtcagactgcacaaaattaataaaaaaattaattttaataaaatgaacctaaaaatattgattgcaCTTAATCCAATGAGCTTATTCTGGCATTTTTGGATGCACTTTTATCATTACAAGAGGACCAAACTTGAGTCAGATGCAGAAGACCAGACCAATCGATAACAGAAAAGCAGATTCTTaggggaaaaatgtaaaaaagctcaaactttataatcaattttatgttttaaactgtaaaatagaATTAAGACAGTCCATTAAGCCATTCTCTTATGTAGGAGGGTCGCTTAATGCATCTCAGAGAACACATGTTGATAACTTCTGTTGTCATGGCAGCAAAGCGGAAAGTTAGGAAAGTTGTGAGGCTGATCGATCTGAGTCAGTTTCTGGATTCATGTCAGcctttttgtagaaaatgttattttaggtGTCTGGTTCTGAGTAAAGAGTCAATGTTTCACTTGATTGCAACAGGATCTATGGAACAAGAGGgcatgcatttaaaaacatcctAATCTCCCTTTTTTGGCAAATAAGTGAGTCCCAGCACAGGTGACAATCTCTATGGTAACTGGATTGTCTTGGTTTTATCCAACCACCTTTAGGtctttcacttaaaaaaatttacACATCAATCCTCGTGGACTATAAAGGATTTTTGAGCATCTCCTGAAGCCGCTGTAATAAAAGCCGACTTACCAAACTCATCCTCCATCGCCATTATGATCTCCACCTGGTCCAAGCTGTCCAAACCCAAGTCCTTCATGAAGTGGGAGGAGGTCTGCAGCTGGGGGGGAGGACGGattgacaattttattttagtagaaGTTACGTTCACAAACGGATCTGTCACAGTGCACCATGACAGAGCTTTCAGTTTCCCATCTGTATTATATAAATGTACATATTCTGCAGACGCAAGAGTCTCTGCTCACCTTCTCTGGGTTGATCTTGTCATAGAGCTTCAGCACATACATGACACGGTCTTTGATGGTTTCTAAGGTGAGGGGGGGCAGGTCGCCATACTGTCGGCAAAACACCCCCACTGAGATCTGAACGGGACAAAAGGAAAACCAGACATAAGGCAGAGAAAAGCaccaaaacaagtaaaaaatgacatttgtttcCTTGCGGTTTTCTTGCGAGCTAAAACAGTAATGAAAGTAATATCACTCTGTTTCAATAAGGGAaaggaaacattaaaaataaaaaacaaattaaaatagttgggattataattaaaattttatagtatatatttttgaaatggtTCTATTCACCAGTTGTTGAATAAGGGGATGACAGAGTTGTGGTAGAGAAAGTTTAACAGAAGTTAAACAATGATTTAGTCAACCTTCATTTATTGGTAAATAATCCCATGCTGTCTCACATTTCAGATCATGCATTCACACATGACATCATATATAGAAGTAGACACACATAGAAGTTAAACAACACTAGAGCTCCATCGggctaacagaaaaagcaaaacaaacctGTTTTACACCGCATCGAATCTATTTGACGACACTATCAGTGCTACAATATGTCTCTAAAATTATACAATGCAATTGTGTGGTTAAAGACTAATTAAAATTCAAGTTTGTACAGGAAACTCgctaaaaagacaaacacaaatgttgaCTGTCATTGAACTTGCTAACCTGCTAGCTTATCAGGCTACAGAACGATTTAGCAAAAAGTGACGCGCGTTTATTGTAAAATACGGCCTCGCGCGCTGTCGTAACTTCAGATAACTCACTGTCGATACATTCAAGTCcgaaaaaaatctagaaacacaacctttaaatgtaatttcagtGGTGGAGTTTTGAAAGACATTCGGTAGGTCAAGCTCCAAGTGCTAGGCCACGACTGTACCGTGGTATTGGGGACTCACCCGGCTCTGACCGAACCACCGCGTCCTCCGGCTCTCTGCAGCGAAGGACAGAGGTCGGTGGATGGCCACTGCCGGAGCGGCGGCGGCTCTGACTGCTACGTTACCCGTGCAAAGCCTCAACGAGGGCCGTGCGAGCGAGCGGACACACTGCTGCAGGACACGGGCCGCCATGACGATAAGCATCCAGCGGAGGATAAGCAACGTGCGAAGCGTAGAAGAAGAACGAAACCAAGGGCTTCACAGCGCGCATGCGTACAAAGTAATacgtgttttttaaacattttttaaaaactatattatTGTGTTTGAATTACGTTAACTGTTCTTAAATTcccacatttgtgtttttaaaggtaGAACCTTTAttgaaaatcaaaatttaacTATTAAGGCACCAAGGACAAAACAACAGGCAGAAACAATCGATCACAGAACTTCTTCTTAACCTTGAAGTTCACAGCACCAGTCCATatataaactgaaataaagctttaaaaaaagaaaacattctgtAATCATTTTTGTAATACAGAGGGATTTGATCTGTGCAGACTTCTCATTTTTCCAGAACACTGGAAATATATTGGTTAAAAGGTTCCCTAATTAGTTAGTTaacttaattattattattatttgtatataAAACAACATCCCCTTTTTAACatgatatatatacatttaaaatatatgaatcTGTGAGAATACAAGCGATGGACCCTTCAAACTTATCTCTGTTGTAATACTTATACATttaataatataacattttatttgtactttaacGAAACAAGTATGATGCAGATAATTACGGTAAtgattgtcattttattttatttatttatttatttttgtttcttaaattttttcttttaaagtaaattgcactattgtgttctgtgtttctaaaaatgtattgtagcatcttattttttcagttacgacatgtcaaaattaagaaaaaaagaaaggttagAATATATGCTTTCCAACCACTGACTGTGTCTATggtgtttataaaaaatattttttcaaaattaattgCTTTAGGTAAAATTTActgaagaggattagggccactgataaaaagcccatgaaaaattctgactttaatctcagaattctgactttaaagcccatgaaaaattctgactttaatctcaaaattctgactttaaagtcagaattctgactttaaagtcagaattctgagattaaagtcagaatttttcatgggctttttttttttcagtggccctaatcctcttccgtaaaaatttgattttctatgttgaaaaaaactttttagaatCAAGAAATAGGGGTTGATAAAATGTTACCCATTCAATATATTATTCCCTAATCCAGTTACTAAAATTATGTtgtcaatattatttttgtgattataAGATAATATAATtgttgtgaatatttttatattatattcatttatattttatataaataaacgttttattttattttgtgtgattATGACGTCATGTCCGGGCTTGCGCAGAAGATGAGCATCGAACCCAGTGGAGCAGAAGTGAAGCTTTAGTGTTTGTTATTGAATATTATCTTCTATGTTTAACTTTTCCCCGGATTGATAACAATGGAATTGTCGGAAATATTATACAACAAAGCAGAATATATCGAAACGGTAAAGTTTGAGCATTTTCGTCCGTTACGCGAATTAGCATGCTTTGTGTTTTATGCTAGCCGGTTGCTGAGGCAGAAAAGGGCGTTGTGATGCCATGAACTCTGCTTATCtgtacaaaaatacagtttaatgcGTTTCTGAATAAAAtctataatttttatttcattatgtATAATTTACACAGGCTTCTGGCAACAAGGTGAGCAGACAGTCGGTGTTGTGCGGGAGTCAGAACATCGTCTTAAATGGCAAAgtaagcaacaaaacaaacaactgaACTGTAGCTTTACCAAACATAGATGTGTCTCAGGCTCTGTTGCTATGTTTCCTGTCTTTTTCCAGACTATTGTCATGAATGACTGCATCATCAGGGGGGACCTCGCCAACGTCAGAGTGGGGAGACACTGTGTCATCAAAAGTCGGAGTGTCATTCGACCCCCTTTTAAGAAGTTTAGCAAAGGGTAAACATGTTAGCTATATGCATTTGGGCCACATGCCACTGTGTTTATTAATGCTAACAatgatgaattattttttttttaagtaacttgCTTATTTGAGTCATACTTTAAAACTATTTACCCACACATTTAATAATGACCTCAATTAATTTTTCTCTTCANNNNNNNNNNNNNNNNNNNNNNNNNNNNNNNNNNNNNNNNNNNNNNNNNNNNNNNNNNNAGCAAAGGGTAAACATGTTAGCTATATGCATTTGGGCCACATGCCACTGTGTTTattaaacactgaaaatgatgaTTATCATATACTTGTATCATTCTGTTTAGCAACATGCatctttattttggagttaaaccGCGCTCTAAGTGCGGCTGCTGTCTTTATTTCTCTTCAGAGTGGCGTTCTTCCCGCTGCACATTGGAGACCACGTCTTCATCGAGGAGGATTGTGTGGTCAACGCCGCGCAGATCGGCTCTTATGTCCACATTGGCAAAAATTGTGTGATAGTAAGTGGCCTGAAAGTACAAAAACCTTCAAAGAAGTTCCTGTAAATGATGGCAAATTTGCTTCAGGGGGGAAAGTCTCCTCAGGCGATTGAGTCACATGGTTGTCATGCTGGGGAGTTGCCGTGAAGGGACTGTTAAAAATAGTAGATTAGAATATTTGCAggcttattttatgtttagctGTGTTTCAGTTGTCATAGTTATGATGTAAATAGAAAATGTGGGTTGAAAATTAAGTAGCAATGGATCACATTTAAATTTTAGTCATTTAACCCTCAGAATTTTGGTATTGGATTTAGAACACATAACAATGGCTGGGGGCAAACACTATTTCCTGACAGTTTCATAAAGAATTTAATGTATAAAACCatactttatatttaaaatctacaaacatGTATCCAAACAAATCTTTTTAGAAGATATTTGGAAATAAAGCACTAAATTGAAGGTTTCAAGATAAGTCTGTTTTGGAGGAAACCAATCTGGGATGAACCCAAAAAATTGATTAAGGTTAATGCagtctaaatttaaatgtttagacCAAACAAAGTCCATCCAAACAACGTTTTACGCTATCGATCCATTGGACTTTCTTGagcttttatttccatttcctTGTACCATACTTTTAGTATGTTTGCCTCATGTCacatcattcatttatttatagagAATTTGCTCAATATGTTTAAGGTCTAGTTCCTCATTGAAAGTCCCAAGTTGTGTTATGTTTTATAAACAATTGTTTTCCAATTTGAGCTTGATAAGTAGTTGTAGAAAACATCATAAAACTGGATGGATGCTAGATTTTTGCATCACATGGTGTGCCTGTCTTCCAACCCTGATCAAGTCTAATATTCCTTTGCTAACcgttgcctttaaaaaaaaaaaaatcagtgaggCTGACAGAGCTTTTCAGTCCAAGAGCCTTTATTTGCATTGTTCCGACTCTCATGATTAATCATTGTTGAGAGCTCTGCTGCATCTTTAAGGATTTGATTTCTACAAATATTTAGGTAACTGGTGAtcagtcagtaaaaaaaaaatttgcaagaCTAGTAAAAGATCCCTCCCACCCACCCAGGTAATGCTCTTTTCATACCACTGTCACTGAGAAGGATGTTCAGATACATTCAATCTAAAATAAGTAGTATCAAGCTTTTCCTCCCTGAGCTAAAGTCATaggcgccccctgcaggacaAGGCTGGAAACCCACAATCATGGACTATTTCTTTAAATCCCTTTGAGCTGTTTTGTCcctctaactttattttttaatgtatttaaccaattaattattttttattgatgcatTAAAGTGAGAAATTAACCTAATTTGTGCTGCTTCTAGAATTGCTCTGGGTGTTTTCTTTGTCCTTTTAAACAACTCTTTGAAATCAGCTTTTCTTCAACGCTGGAGTTTAGCGTCGACATTGACAACATACTGCATCCGTTTGGGTTTAACAACTTGTTTAAGGGAGGTATGTTTGCTGAGGTTGTGACAGAATTGTGTTGgactgctttttgttttgtgtcgTTTGCAGGGTCGTCGTTGTGTGCTAAAAGATTGTTGTAAGATCCTAGACAACACGGTGCTTCCTCCAGAGACAGTAGTTCCACCTTTCACTGTCTTTTCAGGATGTCCAggtgagcagaaaaaaaaaaaaaagaaaaacagctgtttGACTCCTCCCCTTTGCTGTCAGCTGCTTGGTTCTtacccacctcctcctcctgctcctcataGGTCTGTTCTCAGGAGAACTCCCAGAATGCACACAGGACCTGATGATGGACGTAACCAAGAGCTACTACCAGAAATTCCTCCCTCTTAGCCAGATCTGAGTTCCACCATAAATCTCTCCTGAAGTTGTGGAAGAACCGATTCTACGAGTTCACCCTCGAGTCTCACTGGCAAAGGAAAAGCATTTGGTTGGGGCCTTTTATGagaggcttaaaaaaaagatcctaaTCTTTCAGATTCAAATATTTGAGCCTGTAAATAATCACATACATCGATCTGCAGTTACAGAAGGTGAAATGAAGGTATTTAATGCTCAAGGACCAAAATAAACACTAGTTATAGAAGAATATCAGCTCCATTCTCtacagaaatgtaaatgtttaaaatctgttttaaaattgacagTTTGTTATAAATCTGTTGCACAGTAGAACATTGTGAGAGCATCATAGCTGCATTGAAGTGcttggaaaataaaagtgggTTTTCTTGTTAAATGATTATCCCgccaaaataaacacaaagttcaaacgttttttttctttatagatttTAATGAGGCAAAAAGAGAGAGGGGGGAGGAGGTTGCAATTGAACATTTGGAATACCTGAAAGAAAAATTTCACGGTAATATATCATTTGAGTTTTTGGCCTAAAACAGCTGAATgatgctgaaaatgctgcatCATTCactagaattaaaaaaaataaaaactccccCTAATTTGCCTTCATCAGGATTTATTAATCTTATCATCGTTGGTTGGAAAAGATTTGAACActtagacatttttcccatAACAATGAGATTTTGAGAACAGACTGGAAATCCATTTGAATGCAACTTTATCCAGACGTTCAACTGAGCGTTCAATATTCAGTTTAGACATTTGTTggatgaaaat harbors:
- the ndufab1b gene encoding NADH:ubiquinone oxidoreductase subunit AB1b, which produces MLIVMAARVLQQCVRSLARPSLRLCTGNVAVRAAAAPAVAIHRPLSFAAESRRTRWFGQSRISVGVFCRQYGDLPPLTLETIKDRVMYVLKLYDKINPEKLQTSSHFMKDLGLDSLDQVEIIMAMEDEFGFEIPDAEAEKLMTPEEIVQYIADKKDVYE
- the dctn5 gene encoding dynactin subunit 5 → MELSEILYNKAEYIETASGNKVSRQSVLCGSQNIVLNGKTIVMNDCIIRGDLANVRVGRHCVIKSRSVIRPPFKKFSKGVAFFPLHIGDHVFIEEDCVVNAAQIGSYVHIGKNCVIGRRCVLKDCCKILDNTVLPPETVVPPFTVFSGCPGLFSGELPECTQDLMMDVTKSYYQKFLPLSQI